A single region of the Marinobacter salinisoli genome encodes:
- a CDS encoding DUF4864 domain-containing protein codes for MQTTRAAPRVWSVLPFLIVSTWTLLPTLLHAEDEIDVAIRDAIMRQIEAFANDDEETAWTYASEGIKRQFGSSDVFVDMVREQYPAVHRASTIEFAERIPHGPFEIQTVKIRGPEGGRWDAFYRMVRIRGEWRIAGVRLAPSDPGI; via the coding sequence ATGCAAACCACACGAGCGGCACCCCGAGTCTGGTCAGTACTGCCCTTTCTGATTGTCAGCACCTGGACACTACTGCCGACTCTGCTGCACGCCGAAGATGAAATTGATGTGGCGATTCGAGACGCCATCATGCGTCAGATAGAAGCCTTCGCCAACGATGATGAGGAAACGGCCTGGACCTATGCTTCGGAAGGCATCAAACGCCAGTTCGGCTCTTCCGATGTGTTTGTCGACATGGTTCGTGAGCAGTACCCGGCGGTGCACCGGGCAAGCACGATCGAGTTCGCTGAGCGCATTCCCCATGGGCCCTTTGAAATTCAAACGGTGAAAATTCGCGGCCCGGAGGGTGGGCGCTGGGATGCCTTTTACCGCATGGTGCGGATCCGGGGCGAGTGGCGCATCGCCGGAGTTCGGCTGGCACCGTCTGACCCCGGTATCTGA
- a CDS encoding DUF6482 family protein has product MHMKLSSMKALKNQTIDLLEIVSMEGRYYMARFYVGGHGYVLTDEHDQVMMFSGACAARDAFHGMTVTKKEVIPPTGTDEMIGMPVTSSESMRVPL; this is encoded by the coding sequence ATGCACATGAAGTTGAGTTCAATGAAGGCGCTGAAAAACCAGACCATCGACCTGCTCGAGATTGTGTCAATGGAAGGGCGCTACTACATGGCGCGCTTCTACGTTGGCGGCCACGGTTACGTGCTGACCGACGAGCACGATCAGGTAATGATGTTCTCGGGCGCCTGCGCAGCGCGAGACGCGTTTCACGGCATGACGGTGACCAAGAAAGAAGTCATCCCGCCCACGGGCACGGATGAGATGATCGGCATGCCGGTGACCAGTTCGGAATCCATGCGAGTCCCCCTCTGA
- a CDS encoding sensor domain-containing phosphodiesterase, with amino-acid sequence MATHQLEKRRQAALEKLGILDTPPEERFERLTRIARHHYGVKISLFSLLDNDRQWFKSRQGTELEQTPRSIAFCDYAIQQEDALVVEDAARDARFCDNPLVKNPNNYRFYAGMPVRDPTGFRIGTLCIIDDQPRCLSDIDLDVLRNLASIIEDELERSLLTSNEGEYVQVSLLNRAIHRAQNMFLSNTDERAAFEQVLHDLLTLTGSQFGFIGEVHQRASGQPYLQIGAISNLAWSEETETFYQKIERRGMVFDNVENLLGRPMVTGDIIVSDSVKDDPRGGGLPKGHPQLDTYMGIPVFAGDRQIGLVGLANRLEGYRAQLAEELAPLLHTIGNLIERKRLYKEKLEHKQSLEKAANYDALTGLPNRRRLTKVFQQEVAEADKRKGRLAVCFIDLDGFKAINDEHGHAVGDAVLKTIADRLQSTIRSHDTVGRLGGDEFVAILRDVDNDKVYSRLLEAIRQPIKHNQLILTLSASMGVTVYPDDDVDTDLLLRHADQAMYAAKESGKNGYKLFDLETHQSREERARVLEQIGIALEQDQLELYYQPKLNLKQQTIQGFEALIRWNHPEEGVLSPYRFLEHIEYTEYARDVGLFVLDSAVKVVEEFIAQDLPYTLSINLSPSHFLSESFPRDIESALEGRNPEVRNRLILEILETTALDDADRVIRNLGICRELGVDISLDDFGTGYSSLTYFRLLPAQEIKIDRSFVQDMTRGGENNMIVRAIVNLSQSFQRRTVAEGIETKDLEEQVIDLGCETGQGFLYSRPVPYAQAMEWARNFTWEQRYGAS; translated from the coding sequence ATGGCCACCCACCAGTTAGAAAAACGACGTCAAGCCGCACTCGAAAAACTGGGCATTCTCGATACCCCCCCGGAAGAACGTTTTGAACGTTTAACGCGCATCGCGCGCCATCACTACGGTGTGAAGATCTCGCTGTTTTCGCTGCTGGATAACGACCGACAGTGGTTCAAGTCCCGGCAGGGCACCGAGCTTGAGCAAACGCCCCGGTCCATTGCCTTCTGTGACTACGCCATTCAGCAGGAAGATGCCCTGGTGGTGGAAGACGCAGCCCGGGATGCCCGTTTCTGCGACAATCCGCTGGTCAAAAACCCTAACAATTACCGCTTCTATGCCGGCATGCCGGTTCGGGACCCCACCGGTTTCCGGATTGGCACCCTGTGCATCATCGACGACCAGCCCCGATGCCTGTCAGACATCGATCTGGACGTTCTGCGCAATCTGGCCAGCATCATTGAAGATGAGCTGGAGCGTTCACTGCTTACCAGCAACGAAGGCGAATATGTCCAGGTCTCGCTGCTCAACCGGGCCATTCACCGTGCCCAGAACATGTTCCTGTCCAACACCGACGAGCGGGCAGCGTTCGAACAGGTGCTTCATGACCTGCTGACACTGACCGGCAGCCAGTTCGGTTTCATTGGCGAAGTTCACCAGAGGGCATCGGGACAGCCGTACCTGCAGATCGGCGCCATCTCCAATCTTGCCTGGAGCGAGGAAACCGAGACCTTCTACCAGAAGATCGAGCGTCGGGGCATGGTGTTCGACAACGTCGAAAACCTGCTTGGGCGGCCGATGGTCACCGGCGACATCATTGTGTCCGACAGCGTCAAGGATGATCCCCGTGGCGGCGGCCTGCCCAAGGGCCACCCGCAGCTCGATACCTACATGGGTATTCCAGTGTTCGCCGGCGACCGCCAGATCGGTCTGGTGGGACTGGCCAACCGGCTCGAGGGCTACCGCGCCCAACTGGCGGAAGAACTCGCGCCACTGCTGCACACCATCGGCAACCTGATTGAACGCAAGCGGCTGTACAAGGAAAAGCTGGAACACAAGCAAAGCCTGGAGAAGGCAGCCAATTACGACGCCCTGACCGGCCTGCCCAACCGCCGGCGGCTGACCAAGGTGTTTCAGCAGGAAGTCGCCGAGGCCGACAAGCGCAAGGGCCGGCTGGCGGTCTGCTTTATTGATCTGGACGGCTTCAAGGCAATCAACGACGAACATGGCCACGCTGTCGGCGATGCGGTTCTGAAAACCATTGCCGACCGACTGCAATCCACGATTCGAAGCCACGACACCGTCGGCAGGCTTGGCGGCGACGAATTTGTCGCCATCCTGCGCGATGTGGACAACGACAAGGTCTACAGCCGGCTGCTCGAAGCCATTCGCCAACCCATCAAGCACAATCAGCTGATACTGACCTTATCGGCCAGTATGGGTGTGACGGTCTATCCCGATGACGACGTCGATACCGACCTGTTGCTGCGACACGCCGATCAGGCCATGTATGCCGCCAAGGAGTCGGGCAAGAATGGCTACAAGCTGTTCGACCTGGAAACGCATCAAAGCCGGGAAGAGCGCGCGCGGGTGCTGGAACAGATCGGTATTGCGCTGGAACAAGACCAGCTCGAGCTCTACTACCAGCCAAAACTGAACCTGAAACAACAGACCATCCAGGGCTTCGAAGCGCTGATTCGCTGGAACCACCCGGAAGAAGGCGTACTCAGCCCATACCGTTTTCTGGAGCATATCGAATACACCGAATACGCCCGGGACGTTGGCCTGTTCGTTCTGGACTCCGCGGTTAAGGTGGTCGAGGAGTTTATTGCGCAGGACCTGCCCTACACCCTGAGCATCAACCTGAGCCCATCGCACTTTCTGAGCGAGTCGTTCCCGCGGGATATCGAGTCTGCGCTGGAAGGGCGGAATCCGGAAGTGCGCAACCGGTTGATTCTGGAAATCCTCGAAACCACCGCGTTGGACGATGCCGACCGGGTGATTCGCAACCTTGGTATCTGTCGCGAGCTGGGTGTCGACATCTCGCTGGACGATTTCGGCACCGGCTATTCGTCATTGACGTATTTCCGGCTGCTGCCGGCCCAGGAGATCAAGATTGACCGTTCCTTCGTGCAGGACATGACCCGCGGCGGCGAGAACAACATGATCGTGCGGGCCATCGTCAATCTGTCACAGAGTTTCCAGCGCCGGACGGTGGCAGAGGGCATCGAAACGAAGGACTTGGAAGAGCAGGTCATCGACCTTGGGTGCGAAACCGGACAGGGCTTCCTGTACAGCCGGCCGGTGCCCTATGCCCAGGCCATGGAATGGGCCCGGAATTTCACCTGGGAGCAACGTTACGGGGCGAGCTGA